In ANME-2 cluster archaeon, the genomic stretch ATATTTGGTAGCTTTATGTGAAGAATTTATAGCTAATGTCTTACGATATCGATTTAGAAATTCCTAAGACATTAAAGACGAAAAGCGCAGTGGCTATTGAAAGCGTTTAATAGGCTGAATAGTTACATTGTTTCTTTGTTCAGAAAAGAGCTTTATGCTTTTGGATATGAGCCTATTATCTTAAGATGGCCTGCCAGATTATTGATACCATCAAGTGCTTCTTTTACATGCTCATCGGTTCTGTGCCCTTCCATATCAATATAGAACAGGTAATCCCCCAGCCCCCGCTTGGAAGGCCTTGATTCAATTTTTGTCAGGTTGATATTACGACTGGCGAATTCACCCAGCAGGTCATACAGGCCACCGGGTCGGTCGTGTCCAAGATGTACTATAATAGATGTCTTGTCATGTCCAGTAGGTTCCGGTGTCTGTTTCCCCAGCACAACGAACCTGGTATAGTTCTCTTTATGGTCCTGGATATTATCTGCAAGGATATCCAGCCCGTAATGTTGGGCAGATTCACGTGAGGCAATGGCAGCCATCTCTGGAAATTCAGATGTGAGCCTGGCTGCGTGGGATGTACTGCCGGTG encodes the following:
- the pheA gene encoding prephenate dehydratase, whose product is MLIGLLGPEGTYSQKAANQLDIHAQLKYFDDLEDVVESVLEGSVECGIVPIENSLEGSVGITLDALKEHDITITGEIIVPVSHCLLSKGRMDDVKVILSHPQALAQCRRFIRTHFKNARTQTTGSTSHAARLTSEFPEMAAIASRESAQHYGLDILADNIQDHKENYTRFVVLGKQTPEPTGHDKTSIIVHLGHDRPGGLYDLLGEFASRNINLTKIESRPSKRGLGDYLFYIDMEGHRTDEHVKEALDGINNLAGHLKIIGSYPKA